One genomic region from Lycorma delicatula isolate Av1 chromosome 1, ASM4794821v1, whole genome shotgun sequence encodes:
- the LOC142317484 gene encoding uncharacterized protein LOC142317484, with translation MDFIMENILKNIKKEKEDQCPEEEEVNFTFCDSGASCITKNEPLELNATVKEETIDIKSECESISSLGNKHDDNGNNNNSSEFRLTLDITSRDKELPLGDTIDIKSECESICLLGYKSDDNGNNNGNEFRLTLDITSHDKELPPGGTNDIKSECKSTTSSGDKLDGNTNGTKFRLSLCNIPQERTLPPGSGILHQDDTLSQPLSTSDAENSMYSLFDSNIVSANSSEDNVVNNASESNSTTNISDHKKRKRKPYKCKECNKIFSESGSLKIHMRKHTGERPYKCTVCVKGFCKLHDLKIHMRIHTGERPFKCKECDKEFVQSVHLKNHMNIHTGEKPFQCKECRKDFARFSYLKLHLLTHSGDKPYKCQQCDKGFIKIRDLKVHMQLHTGEKLFRCNACNKEFVLMKYLTTHMRIHTGETPYHCKICNKDFTQQSSLRTHMLIHTGEKPFTCSVCNKAFPAASRLKIHERVHTGERPFLCSICSKGFTTMAHFKTHIRVHTGEKPFKCNECGKGFSQSSHYKTHMLLHTGERPFKCTECNKGFTQIGHFRTHMLVHSGERPHICTVCNFGFTRFDDLKKHLRIHTGERPFKCNDCDKAFIGSCQLKRHIMQSHPTESKV, from the exons atg GATTTTATAATggagaatatattgaagaatataaaaaaagagaaagaagatcAGTGTCCTGAGGaggag GAGGTTAACTTCACGTTTTGTGATAGTGGGGCTAgttgtataacaaaaaatgagCCTTTGGAATTAAATGCAACTGTTAAAGAAGAAACT ATTGACATAAAGTCAGAATGTGAATCCATAAGCTCATTAGGAAATAAACATGatgataatggtaataataataatagtagtgaaTTTAGGTTAACTTTAGATATTACATCACGTGACAAGGAATTACCGCTAGGTGATACA ATTGACATAAAGTCAGAATGTGAATCTATATGCTTATTAGGATATAAAAGTGatgataatggtaataataatggtaatgaaTTTAGGTTAACTTTAGATATTACATCACATGACAAGGAATTACCTCCAGGTGGTACA aatgatATAAAATCAGAATGTAAATCTACAACCTCATCAGGAGATAAGCTTGATGGTAATACTAATGGTACTAAATTCAGGTTAAGTTTATGTAATATTCCACAGGAGAGGACATTACCTCCAGGTAGTGGG attttgcatCAAGATGATACTTTATCTCAGCCTCTTAGCACATCAGATGCTGAGAATTCTATGTATTCTTTATTTGATTCGAACATTGTTTCTGCCAATAGTTCAGAAGATAATGTAGTGAATAATGCATCTGAAAGTAATAGTACTACTAATATAAGTGATCataaaaaacgtaaaagaaaGCCGTATAAGTGTAAAGagtgtaacaaaatattttctgaatctgGTAGTTTAAAGATCCATATGCGAAAACATACTGGAGAAAGGCCATATAAATGTACAGTTTGCGTTAAAGGATTTTGTAAATTACATGATTTAAAGATCCATATGAGAATTCATACTGGAGAACGACCTTTTAAATGTAAAGAGTGTGATAAAGAATTTGTTCAGTcagtacatttaaaaaaccaCATGAACATTCATACCGGGGAAAAACCTTTCCAATGTAAAGAATGCCGTAAAGATTTTGCTCGATTCagttacttaaaattacatttgctCACTCATTCAGGAGATAAACCTTATAAATGTCAACAGTGTGataaaggatttattaaaatacGTGATTTGAAAGTCCATATGCAATTACATACGggtgaaaaattatttaggtgTAATGCAtgtaataaagaatttgttttaatgaaatatttaacaactCATATGAGAATTCATACAGGGGAAACTCCTTAtcattgtaaaatatgtaataaagatTTTACTCAGCAGAGTTCTCTAAGAACTCATATGTTGATACATACTGGAGAAAAACCTTTTACTTGTTCTGTGTGTAACAAAGCATTTCCTGCAGCATCACGTCTTAAAATCCATGAACGAGTACATACGGGTGAACGACCATTTTTATGTTCAATATGTAGTAAAGGATTCACTACAATGGCTCATTTTAAAACACATATTCGTGTTCATACCGGCGAAAAACCATTTAAGTGCAATGAATGTGGTAAAGGTTTCTCACAATCAAGCCATTATAAAACACATATGTTACTTCATACTGGTGAACGTCCTTTTAAATGTACAGAATGCAATAAAGGATTCACTCAGATTGGTCATTTTAGAACACATATGTTAGTTCATTCAGGTGAGCGGCCTCATATATGCACTGTTTGTAATTTTGGTTTTACTCGTTTTGATGACTTGAAGAAGCACTTGCGTATTCACACAGGTGAGCGAccttttaaatgtaatgattgtgataaaGCATTCATTGGATCTTGCCAGTTGAAAAGACATATTATGCAAAGTCATCCGACTGAAAGTaaagtttaa